The proteins below come from a single Necator americanus strain Aroian chromosome V, whole genome shotgun sequence genomic window:
- a CDS encoding hypothetical protein (NECATOR_CHRV.G19759.T1), which yields MPTKSTRTAERQTPLSSQATSGIETRAVESSQPMEPNYSEMSASDLISSIAERNKDPVISKMLAVLAEKVKTDFVE from the coding sequence ATGCCTACTAAATCTACTCGTACTGCAGAAAGACAAACCCCTCTCTCGTCCCAAGCTACATCTGGTATTGAGACGCGAGCGGTAGAATCTTCCCAACCAATGGAACCGAACTACAGTGAAATGTCTGCATCTGACCTCATTAGCTCTATTGCTGAACGGAACAAAGACCCTGTTATAAGCAAAATGTTGGCAGTACTTGCTGAAAAAGTTAAAACGGATTTTGTCGAATAG
- a CDS encoding hypothetical protein (NECATOR_CHRV.G19758.T1) translates to MSFIGVAQSVRSPALTGRPMVRNRTDVNQALHHLEGDRLVPGLSGRDVVKKTKNTWLRAYLFNTTVLPASSYASESLAFCKQKEDVVGATDRSDERPGASRFTQTKEAIRSSNLRRRQKNRAGTAYAKEDKIGWTA, encoded by the exons atgagttttattggtgtagcgcagtcagtgaGAAGTCCGGCACTGACTGGACGACctatggttcgaaaccgcactgacgtcaaccaagcccttcatcatCTCGAAGgtgatagattggtaccaggcttgtcagGGAGG gatgtagtgaagaagaccaagaacacctGGCTCCGTGCTTACCTTtttaacaccaccgtactACCTGCTTCGAGCTATGCTTCGGAGTCCTTGGCGTTTTGTAAGCAGAAAGAAGACGTGGTTGGCgccacagaccgctcagatgAAAGGCCAGGAGCATCTCGCTTCACGCAGACGAAAGAGGCTATTCGAAGTTCAAATCTACGTCGAAGACAGAAGAACAGAGCCGGCACTGCATATGCCAAGGAAGATAAAATTGGATGGACCGCTTGA